One window of Solwaraspora sp. WMMA2056 genomic DNA carries:
- a CDS encoding alpha/beta family hydrolase, translating into MTETSPAAAVPELTGQQRTVSTPRGPARVDLVVPDPAVTSLLVLGHGAGGDVTAPDLSALTAAATTAAVAVARVTQPYRVAGRRAPAPAGHLDEAWHAVVADLLAGFDTTPALIVGGRSSGARVACRTAAALGASGVVALAFPLHPPGRPERSRLAELDTGRPTLVVNGDRDPFGVPAPAPDRDVVVRPGQRHDLKGDPAGTATIVVRWLAGHGWARP; encoded by the coding sequence GTGACCGAGACCTCACCGGCGGCCGCCGTACCGGAGCTGACCGGCCAGCAACGGACCGTGTCGACCCCGCGCGGGCCCGCCCGGGTCGACCTGGTCGTCCCGGATCCGGCCGTGACCAGTCTGCTCGTGCTCGGCCACGGGGCCGGCGGCGACGTCACCGCCCCCGATCTGTCGGCGCTCACCGCCGCCGCCACCACGGCAGCGGTGGCGGTGGCCCGCGTCACCCAGCCCTACCGGGTCGCCGGCCGGCGGGCCCCGGCCCCGGCCGGCCACCTCGACGAGGCCTGGCACGCCGTCGTGGCCGACCTGCTGGCCGGCTTCGACACCACGCCGGCGCTGATCGTCGGGGGCCGGTCCAGCGGTGCCCGGGTCGCCTGTCGGACGGCGGCCGCGCTGGGCGCGTCCGGCGTCGTCGCGTTGGCTTTCCCGCTGCACCCGCCCGGCCGGCCGGAGCGGTCCCGCCTCGCCGAGCTGGACACCGGCCGGCCGACCCTGGTTGTCAACGGCGACCGGGACCCGTTCGGCGTGCCGGCGCCCGCCCCCGACCGCGACGTGGTGGTCCGACCGGGGCAGCGGCACGACCTGAAGGGCGACCCCGCCGGTACGGCCACGATCGTCGTCCGGTGGCTCGCCGGGCACGGCTGGGCCCGCCCCTGA